In the Pogona vitticeps strain Pit_001003342236 chromosome 2, PviZW2.1, whole genome shotgun sequence genome, GGAACTGGCATAAACATTCATTTGGAACTGTCTTACTGATTTCAATGGAAGAGACGTCAGATAATTAATTCAGGTACATTGTAAGAACCCATTAGCAGCACATATTTCAAAGTCAGCATTCTCTTGTGAACCGAGTATCTTCTGTGAATCATGCTTTATCAATCAGAATGCATAGAAATTAACAGTAATTAAAACTGGAGTTAAACACTCCTTTGTACTATACCAAGAAACCATCTTATTGATACATGTAACGCTACCAAGCAACATTAAAGGTAGTTAAACCATTCATAAGTATCTCTTTCTCAAAGACATAAAGCAGGAAGCCCTTGAAAAAACAGAGGCATTAGCAAGACTGGTGATATTGTTAGGTACAAAAAGTCTAATTACTCAAGAACactttttaatctgcagtgtTCACTTAATGCAGCTCATTACATAAAATCATGTAAACACAAGTAATAAATATTCCAATTCAATTAATGAATACTCAGTGGGAACCTGGGCTGGATTTTACTACTGTCATTCCTTCCCAATTAttataaagcaaacaaaataccACCACTGTCAAGCAAAGACTTATGTGATGAGCTCCAACAAGTCTAATTCTGTTACAAAATCATTATTACTTTATATTATAATTCTGTCACAGATGTCTTGATGGTTGACAATATTTCTGTCGGACTATTTCAGTGGGGGGTGGACGGACATATATATTACTAGTCCCTAGAAAATTCCTCTGACTGGATCTAGAGTTTGTTATCTGCAAAGGAAACAGAAAGGGTCTCCTTCCATCCACAGAAGGGATTAAGATCCAGCAGTGATTCCTgatgaaggaaaaggagaggaggcaTGTTTCACTAATTTCCCCTTCTTCCTGCACCCCTTCCCACAGTGTTCCAGAAGGTCCCTCTTGCTTCCAAAGCATAGCTCTTCAGAAGGTACAGGGGGAAGGCAGAACCGGTGGAAGTTGCCTGTTTACCTTTCCTCCAACAGGAGCATTCCATTGGGAGCTCCAGTCACAGGAATTCTGGGTCCAAGCCACAAGGTCTAATGCAGATTCTGCCAAGCACAGCACCTCAGTCACCCTATATTTTCACAACAAAGAGCAAGATTTAAATGATGCCTTCAACAGAAAGGCTCCACTCTTGGAATGATATCTGAGATCACTGTGCACCATCCTAAGCAGTTCTTATTCAACTTAAAGGCTAGGAGCATGCCCTTCCACCTTCAGAAGTGCATTCACACTACACTGAAACAAGTTAAAAGTTGAATGAAGGTATAACCCTGTTTATATATAGATACATCCAGAGGCATGTATGAAATCAAGACTGAAGCAGTCCTGTTGAAGTTATCAGACTGAGTTCCATGACTATCATGGCACCTCTGAACCAAAAAACACAAGCAGTTCATGGCAGAAGATGAAAGTAAAGAAATAGACACAGAGGTCTGTAAAGACATCCCCCATTTTGCTGTAAGTGTCCATGGAACGACTAATCACTTCTGCAGGGATTCCAGACAGTAACAGAGCAGCAGTTAATACTGTAGTCTTTGTCTTCTTCTCACTCTGcacaagaaaaagagaggaaaaatattttcagctTTTATCTTATAGCACATTATCTGAATCTTAATGTGTTAATTTCACAGTGTGCATACAAGATAGACCCATTTCAATAGACATGCAGTAACATAATCTGTCAGTTATCTTTCAAAGCTAGGACATCTCCCCCTATGtttcatcgagtccagcccttgtcaaggaggcacagcgggagATCAAGCTCCCAAACCAAtggttccacaaccagatgcctaaaccactgaaccattAATCCCCTGGAAGAGTTTCTCCCCATAGAAAACTACAATTCAGAGTTTGTCTTAAGTTTTTGCAATGGTGGCTCTTTAAATCCTCATAGTCATTTGGTCTTGCTCACAAGGTCAATTTTAGGATTATTTTCCTTCATAACTTAGGTCAGGACCAGAGCCAAAGCAATGAGGTAATAAAGACATTTGAGCTAAAGAACATCACAAAAGTTTTTCCTTGCTCCAAAATTTTGTAACATAAGTCTGTCAAATTATCTGTACTATGGGGGACACTGGTCCCCTCAGCACCACTCAATTGGCTCATGGATACCAGCATCTGGCATTTTGCCTCTATTTGTTAGGATATAAGCAGTGCAGTGGAAGCTAGGGTGAAAcagcaaaagaacaaaaagatgcaaaagaaagTTAGCTGAAAATAtcatacagtatttttccatgtataagaccccccctcacttttctaatccaaaattaagaaatctaagtggggattagcaagtgtaggggaaaaggattgctttgatccctgatttcccctccacttgtttttgttctctcctcagcttacatccatgtataagacgaccctcaatttttaatctaaagattttagacaaaagtatagtcttataaacggaaaaatacggtaatatgtcatctgtacagtaggactgcaaTACTAACCACATTTTCCTGAAAGGAAATTTGAAAAATAGaatggagcttacttctgagttgATGTATTGAATTGTGGAAGACCAAAAACAGTTCCAATTTATTTAATAGTGTACAGGCACAAATATAAAATACCTGGCCAACATGTCCAACTAAAATTATCCAGAAGTGCTTTGTACAATGCAAAAAAGTGAAAAGTGAAACTAAGAGAGAATAAGTCTTAACACAGAGATCCTAGCATTCTACCTTTGGTTACATGAATAGCAGGAAAATGACAAACTACTGTTAAGAATCTTTCCATTTACAAACCAGATGCAATCCAATGTACCTATGGACAAAGAGACCTGTTGAATTCAGAAGAACTTCTCTTATGCCTCTAAGAAGATCtgtgaaatgtttttaaacagtCTGCTTTGCAACAACCACTTATCTGGAAGCCCTTTACAGTCTAAgaccttgctacctgtcagagCGCCTCTCCCTTAGGTCATCCTCATGTCCCACCTGTACCTcccagtctttaatgtgccaaGTGGCCAATCCAAAAGAGGCCCAGAAGGCATCACGCAGAAACCGGCCTTTTCAGTTGTGGCCGCTttactctggaactctcttcctatGGAGGTGCAACTGGCCCCCACCTTCCTGAGCTTCCGCAAGCAAATTAAGACCTGGCTTTTTATATATCACTCTGGTGTCAATATGTTATTTCCCTGGAAATATTTACTTCTTTTCTGTTTTAGATCACAGactatttttgaaataaatagtgGTTGTTCCACAGACTTTTTCTAACAAACAAGCAGAAGACACAGAGGTTTATTCTTTGGGTGAGCAGTTTTACACACATTTCAGTATTCcagttcttcagttctttaaagtTATACAAAATGAATGACCGTGGGCCTGATCTATGTTCTCACCTTTCTTTTTTGGACCACTTTATTGATGCACTCACTATAGCAGACAACAGTATGTACACCAGTTTCCCACCTCAGGATATGACAATCTGCTTCTTCTTGAATATCTAATTTCTGCAAGTGATGAAAGCTTACCAGATCTGTATGCAAACTGTGTCTGCTTGGCCAGGGCAACCTagtgcagtggctcccaaccttgggtctccagatgttcttggactacaactttcagaaatcttgggcagcatagctagtggtgaaggcttccgggagttttaatccaagaacatcttggagcTCAAGGTTGAGAACGACTGATCTAATGCATAAATCAACATACGATCACATCTGTTTTTGCAGCCACTCTTGGCCCCTGTCCTTAAATTATGCTGCCACGCTGCAGAAATATGATGGTGGTAAATCCAAGCAATAATATCTTTCCAATAAGGCAACAAAAGAGTGTGTGCCTTGTTTGAAAGCCAAATTATGTTTCTGGAAACAAGATTCATATGTGGTCACTTCACATCTTGTTTTATAGTTTCAGCAAGACAGTTACAAATTTGGTTACAGAGCCCCAGCCCACCCATGGACATTGCTCACCCCAGACTAAGTCCATAAAGAAGAAGCAGTGATCAGAATTAAGTCCGAATGAAATGTACttgctaaaatccagtagtaagtcacaattagagtaggcacAATGAGTCAATGAAAGTTACAGAGGAgctgacccaccaaatccccactgattcaatgagcctattctatTTGTGGCTTTCAGCCATTCTACAGCCAAATGGAGAGAGTAATACACTATATGCTACAATGCCGCGTTCGATTACACTGTATATAATCCAAGATTATTTTAGAATTGGGCTTTCTACAGGTATTTTAGCTCTTACCTTTGGAAAGTACTTGGACAACCCCATGAATGCAAGCTGTAAGGTAAGAAAGGGAGCAAATATTGACTGTGGAAAAAATAAAAGTTATATAAATTAGAAATCAGTAATTAAGGATCACAATGTATCTAGTTTCAGGAAAAGGTATCTTTCTTATGAAGTCTTTCAGATAGTTCATGTAAAATAGCAAATATTTTAAGCCAAAGTTTATTTTTACTTTCTGTGGTTCTGATTCTCTTGTTACTTGAACAATAATGTGGGCCTTCAGATAATCATTACATCCTCAGTACAAGGAGTGCTTGAAGTACAGACTTCAGTGTTATCCTTAAGAACTACTTCTTGGGGCAATCCACCGTAGTAGAAAGGACAACATTTGGACTGAATCCAACTTTTCATTTAGCCATGAACGCATTGATTGAGCTTGGCAAAATTGTAATTTCTCAAGATACCACACTTGTGACTGCAAGCTGTCTTACAGGGCTGTCACTAAAATGAGCAAGTAGGAACAAAGGTATTGAAAATGCAATTCTTATTTGTTTACTCACCAAGTATTTGCACACAAAAGCTCTAACTCCAATGGCAAGGAGTGCGCATCCTACTAATCTAAAAATGCGGAAAGAATCAAATTCCTCTACAGCACTTCCATTTTCCTGGCTTGGTTTCTCACTCATCAGCTGGCTTCTGAGCTTCATAGCTTCATCAAACCTTGATAAATACTGCTCCAACCCATGCCGAGATGCTCGTTGTGGAACTTCCATCAGATCCCCTCTACTGCGTTGTCGGAGCTCACTGGTGCCATCACTACCAGCCTCAGGAACTTTGCTAAACAAGTCCTTTTTCTCCACCCCACCGCTTGCATGGTCAGCTGTTCCAGCCAAGCTGCATACAGTATCCCCAAGCACGACTCGCTTGGAAACTGGAGCTAGAAGAGGGCTTGGCTTATCTTGTTCCAGTTGAAGCTTAGATTCTGAATGGCTGTCATCATCTGAAGGAGAGAGATGGAGGGGAAGATGTATATCAACTATTAGGTTGGTGTTCAAGATCTTAAGAGAGGTGAAACAGGAATTGAAAAAACTGAGGTGACTCCAGTGACTGCCCTTCTTCCCATCCCAATCACCATCATGCCCtcgaaaattttatttatttcatttacatgctgcctttctcccagaatttttacaaatttttttttaataaagataATTGACTTGGATCCAGCAGAAAGCCTCCTGAGGACAAAAGGTTTTCATTCAGCAGTAGACTTAATAACTTTTGTGCTGGCTTAAGGGTTGACCTGGCAATCTTCAGATTCCTTCTCACCTTCCAATCCTTTGAAAATTTATTTCAGAGGATTGGGACCCCCCTGGAACTGATGGAAAGTGGCATTGTGGACTGCAGAAGGTGAGGGAATCAGCAAGGTTGCCTCTCCAGTTCTGCTAGCAAAAGGGTTTTGAGCAGAACTCCATTTGGGGATGCTTCTTCCAGTGGAAATAACAGCTGTAACTTTGCCAATGGCTCCTGGGGATTATCATGAAATATGTTATTGTTTATTacattattaattaattttattgcattttaattggtttcaacatttgaaaatacattaatttttttatttaaaacatttttaaaacatgaagcAAGGCCATTTTGTAAGCAATATGTGGCACTCATTACATTTTTCTGACATGAAGATTTGAGTATCAGTTGCTTCATACTGCAaaacagtaagaaaaaaatcaactgCCCTTGGTCACAAAAGAAGCCTGCATTAGATTTCACCCATGTAGTCTAACGTGATACACTGAAAAAGCTTCCTTGCCATTTTACTTCAAGAATTCATTGTTTTCAGTATGTACCAGTAATCTATTAAACATCATAACAATAAGTTAATCGGGTTAAATATCACAACTTACCCATGTTAACATAAAAGATTTTCAGGTGAGATAAACAAAAACGGAGAGGAAATCTGCGTCTTTACAGATTTACACACAGTTTGTGTGTGACAGAATtaagaggagaaacaatataCTTTCAAAGTCAAAATTTGTGGTCACAAATAGCAGAagaaaaaatgcaagggaaaatcaGAAATGCTACTACAGTATTAATGTTTCTGAAATGCAAAGTGTATTTGCTGTTTCTTCTTTGGCCAAGGTCTATAACAGACTCATTAAAAGGATGACTACAGTACAGGCTATCCTGAAGTACTTTATCAAATCCACTTGATCTCAAATGAAGAAATTACAAAACTGGTCCTAGACCCATTTCCCGAGAACCCCAGGGCACTTCAAGTTACCAGCTTCCCTGAAGCATCCCTGACATCCTTGAGCTGCTGGACCAACTGTTTTGAGCTCCTGTACTGCAAACATTGCAGTGCCATCAAGATGAGCACGACTGGAAAATACCCTGGGGTACAAAATCCGCGCCAAAGGCAATGGCAGTGCCTGGACAACGGGCATCTCTTTCATGAGGTAAATCCCACTACACTTCTCTGTTTGGTGATCGCATTGTTGgggaaacaaaatatttgaaagTGGTCTTCATGTCATACTTTTCCAAGGCTCTTTCATAACAACGGCAAACTCAGGAAAACAAAACTTTAGACTACTCTAACGTGGTAAAATCAAAAACTGCTCTTATCTAGCCATGTAAAaagcatattttctccccaataCTTCCCAGAGAAAAGGGAATGACTACggtacatatactgtacaaacacTCCTTGAAGCACCAGAGTGGCTTACAGGTGTAGAAAAGAGAAGCCTCAAGCACCATCATTTGAACCCACAATTCTTGTCCCCTAGCACatgcattcatttaaaatatttttttccctgcctttctccttaaaaaggacccaaggcagctcacatcattaaaagacagcatttaaagctaacaacactgagtatacaaatactaaaaaagatgaaacaaataccactctaagaaatgccaagcacaagcaatactaaaaacccAGTCAGAGCAGCGACGGATAACAGCCCCTCTAAAAAGACCACCCTggggtagccagtcactgagggaagccttgcctgaagagaaagggcttcgCCTGCTCgtggaaaggcagcaaagatgggtccCGCctggcttcccgtgggagggagttccagagtatgCAAAAGACCCCAGGGAGGGGGGGGCACCCGAAAAGACAACCTTGCTACGATAAACCGCATTTCGACTAATTTTCGGAGGCCCGATTCCGCGTGTTAGTCTCGCTAGCGAGCCTGTGTCCCTGCCGGGCGTGGACCCACCCCCCTCGCTGCCTCTTGGCGGAGCAGGCGAGCTGGCCGAAGGGGCGCCTACAATGGGGGCTTTCGGCCGCGATACCGGATAACGGGTGCCCCGCTGCCCTCCTGGCGAGGTGGGGAAATGCCCCTCGCAGCCAGAAGCTCTTCCCCTCCCCGCCCCGAGCCACGCCTCGGCCTCACCCGCTTTCGGCCGATGGAAACCCATTATTCGGTTGATGCGCTCTTCCGAGTTCATCAGCAGCTTCCTCCGACGAATCTCAGCCCGGCGCTGAGAGGCGGTGAGTCCGGTGGCCGACGCGGAGGAGACAGCCGCCCCGGCAGCTCCCTCATGGCTGCTGCCCTCTCCCTCCAGAAGGTCCGGCTCCATTCCCCACCAATAAAGCAGCAACCCTTCAACGCTTCCTCCCGGCGGGCACACAATAGGTACAGCCAGGCCCCGCTCTGACAGCCATCCATTAACGCGCAGGCGCCACCCCCGCCATTTTAGGTCCCGCCCCCAAAGGGTGAAACGGGCGGCGCCATTTTGGAGGAGGGCTGACAACACGCGTTTCCCACGACGGCTCTCCCGCGGGGCGGTGGCTTGAGACCAGAGGCCGTGGTCAACCGGTGCCACTAACAAAGATGGCAAATGCGGCCTCTCTGAGGAAGTaagtgggggtgggaaggagggcGTTGCCGCAAGAGGAGCAGAGGGAATGCATGACCTCATGCAGCGAAGGCGGCGTTGGTCATAATGGTCTCCACGCTGAGTGTAGAGAGAGACGGTTCTGCTTTCCTTGGCTAAGCCCATGGGAAAAGGGAAAGGCTGCATGAGAGTAGCACACTCTCTATCTTCAAAATTTACCCCGAAACAGTGAAAACAGGGCCTGGTCGACCAATAACCGgaaccacctcaggcagcaggtcTTGGGTGTCATGAAAGAGCAGAGGATTATTATTGACTTGTTCTTGTAGTTTTATTGCCGGGGATAGGGAGGGATGCTTATGGGAACGTCTGGTGTTTATACCAAAAGAAGTTGCTTGGTTTTAGTTATTAGGTGCCTTGAAATGGTTATGGGACattatttgctgctctgcctcaggcaacaaagtATCTTGGGCCATCCCCAAGAAATACAGTAATACCATAGTTTAAGACATGTATCCTAAAGTCATATATATACACTTAATTGGGAGAAAGCTTCATTGATCACAGTAGGACTTCCAAGGAGGCGTTGGAGGAGGCTCCATACTGAGATCTGCCCAACCTACTCGATCCTCTCAGACAGGGCGGTTGAGATTAGTGACCCCGCCAGAGGCCCAGAAAAAGAAGACTAGAAACTGGTGTGAGGGTTCGATCCTAGGCTCCTTCCTTGgttcaaagaaatcaggagatttctGTTTTTTAGAAACAGGTGAAATATTCATTGGTGTGTTTAACAAATAACCTGTGTCCAAGAAGTGGTTCCAGTGTCTTTCTCCTCCGGAGAACTGGTTGGGAAGGGGCTTCCATTCATCATCCTGGAACAGGTTCTTCTCACTGGAGTTCCATGGACACGGCCAGTCCACCAAGATGTTTGGGTTCACTGTATGTCCCATTTCACCTTCCAGCAAGGGCGGTCTCGTCACCCCAGCTGTCAACCCATACAAGACATCTTTCGCGTGTGGGAgtcttccagggtcctccctCAAGTCCTTCCTCCTCATTTTGCTCACCTTCCATTCCAGCcgctttctcctttctctctctactctctccttcttctctcacagcttcctcctccactctttggCCTCTGCCTCTCCCCAGTAAGAAGGTCGGGGAGGGatctcccttctcttcctataatctgcctcctccttgggcacTCTTAGCTTTTTCCATGCACCAGTCCATGGGTCTTCCATCCaaacccattcccagcctggcggTAACTGctcttcccctctttttataCCTGCAGTCcctgcctctatctccaccctcttcttctgtTCCATTCCCACCGTTTCCCCCTGAACCCTTTCAGTGGTTAATTTTTGTATTCCTCTTTCTGTCTGCTCTGTTTCTGTTCCTCACTGTTCTGTCCTTTTTTGTGGGGTAAGGCAGGTTGGGTTTGCACTTCCTTCTCTGCAGTATGGAGGTGGGATGGCACTCTGGTGAGTGGGATACCGCtctcgcctcctgtctcacaACTGGGCCTTTTTGGTGTTCGCCCCCCACCTCTGAGACAAACTCCCACCTGAAATCCAACTGGCCCCTTCTCTGGGAACCTTCAAACAATCCCTTATGGATTTTCAAGCAGGCTTATCAAGAGACAACATCATGATAATGCAGCGGCAGTCTCagtgtttatttttgctttgccaTCTTGTCTGTTAAATTAATTGTGGTGATGTTGATTTGGTTATTTAGGATTGTATATgttgattttgatttgatttttatataacCACTATGTTGATTTTTTAgaattgttttattatgttgtaaactgcccggagggCCTTGCAGCCAGATGGACGGTatagaatcaaataaataaatacttcctgTATACTTAATCCTGTGGAGAGTGAACAGCACTGTGGGTACATTCATAACATTTTGTTCCAGAAAGGGCTAGACTGGTCACCTGCTACAGTGCACAAAATGAGGAAGTAGATTTTGCAAAATTTGATATaaaaaagctcacactaaaataaatgcaTTAGTCATTAAGGTGTAATAACATTTTCCCCACACatctttcattcttttgttttttagtaGTTGGCCTTCAATTATATGTCAAAAAAACAAGCTCCTTTCCTTTTGCAAATAAATCATTACAAGAACATACACACAGACAAGGCTTTAATAAACTGatgcttgttgtaggtttttcaggctgttttgtcatgttctggaggtttttcttcataacgtttcaccagtctttgtggctggcatcttcagaggacaagagttagaactccATCTGTGTTCTGGTTCTaactactgtcctctgaagatgccagccgtaGAGACTgcagaaacgttaggaagaaaaacctccagaacatggccaaacaagcttaaaaaacctataacaaccatcagatcccagccatgaaagcctttgaaaatacttTAATAAACTCCTCAAGGCCTCTCCAGAATTATATTAACAGCAGATTGTAgcttcgttgttgtttagtcgttaagtcatgtctgactcttcgtgaccccatggaccagagcacgccaggccttcctgtcttccactgcctcccagagtgtggtcaaattcatgttggtagcttcaatgacactgtccaactatatcgtcttctgtcgtccccttctcctcttgccttcacgcttgcccaacatcagggccttttccagggagtcttctcttctcatgagatggccaaagtattggagcctcagctttccgatctgtccttccagggagcactctgggttgatttccttcagaatggataggtttgttctccatgcagtccaggggactctcaagagcctcctccagcaccacaattcaaaagcatcacttcttcgcTGGCCagtcttcatggtccagctctcacttccatacatcactactggaaaaaccatagttttgactatgcggacctttgtctgcaaactgatatctctgctttttaagatgcttctctaggtttgtcatcgctttcctcccaacaagcaggcgtcttttgatttcatggctgctgtcaccatctgcagtgatcatggagcccaagaaggtaaaatctgtcactgcctccatatcttccccttctatttgccatgaggcgatggggccagtggccatgatcttatggttttttgatgttgaagaTAGTAGCTTAGATGCCACACAATTTACTCCCAGACACAAGCAACCACCATTCTTGTTTGATGGCTTGAATGTTGGCAGATGGATACCAAAGGTGGTGGTAGTAGGTCTGGTCCTGGTGCTCTTCAGTGGCTCTATTTTATTTGGAGACTTGCAGAGGGCAGAGAACAGTCGTGTCTGAAGTTTTGACTGAAAGCTCTTGTCCTTAGGGatattacaatgtaattatgcaaggaacactttgccccctcccccagtgaacGGGGTACTctttttactgaccttggaaaaattgaaggctgagtcaaccttgagctggctacctcaaGCTGTCGGGATctaactcagatcatgagcagagccttgactgcagttctgcagtttaaccaaggGTTTCATCTCATACATGATGGTGGTAGTGGCAGCAGAGGCCCTGGTGGTGAGGGGACTTGTGATCTTTTAAATTATTGCCTCTGCTCTTTTGTCCTTCAGGCATTTCAGGATACCCTCTAGTACTGCGATTTataggttgtattttttttaatttgactgCTTGGGGATGAAGAGGCAGCTGGTTCACTAAGGAagtcccgttccccccccccccgggtattcCTCTGGCTTAGAAATCACAGGGCATTTTAATTCCAGAATTCTAAGTGATTTGTTAGAGGCTTCATCCATAATGATAAGGGGAGAATGAAGCCCCACTGTTTAATCTATTCAATCAATTGGTGCCTTGCTAAGCCTCTCCCCTCCCTTATCCATTTCAGTTGGCAAGCTGGAGCATGTCTGGGTTGCcttgcaactacagtagaccctcgacttacagacttttcaagttacagacttctctggccgcaaaatttagtttcgacttgcagccggagaatcaacctacagatcagaaaaaaacaaaaatggaacaaaaacggaacaaaaacgtccggttatgggattaatcagttttcagtgcatagactcgacctacagacttttcagtCTGCAGcctagagggtccactgtaaggaGTCCGACAGACTACCAGGAGCACAAGACGGATGTTGTTCCTTTGTCTGGAATAATATCAGGTTCATGATCAGGATTCTCCTGATCTGTAGGAAAATACCAGCCCTCTAAACAGCAGGTGTTATCTGGTCCTGAAGGGAtcggaataataataataaaaaaaggaaggtaTGTGGTCTGGGTTTAGATTTAGAAGACGACATCTAAGTGAAAAAAGTAAGAAGGGAACTGGCTAGAAGTTAACTCACCAGCTAGTTCTTATTGGTTCTCTACCCTTTTTAGTGCAAatgctgcatagctcagtagtttagataggAGCCAGAGGTCgagagttctattccccactgtgcctccttgactgggacTACGCAGTCATTgataaggtctcttccagctc is a window encoding:
- the CAMLG gene encoding guided entry of tail-anchored proteins factor CAMLG isoform X1 codes for the protein MEPDLLEGEGSSHEGAAGAAVSSASATGLTASQRRAEIRRRKLLMNSEERINRIMGFHRPKADDDSHSESKLQLEQDKPSPLLAPVSKRVVLGDTVCSLAGTADHASGGVEKKDLFSKVPEAGSDGTSELRQRSRGDLMEVPQRASRHGLEQYLSRFDEAMKLRSQLMSEKPSQENGSAVEEFDSFRIFRLVGCALLAIGVRAFVCKYLLAFMGLSKYFPKSEKKTKTTVLTAALLLSGIPAEVISRSMDTYSKMGDVFTDLCVYFFTFIFCHELLVFFGSEVP
- the CAMLG gene encoding guided entry of tail-anchored proteins factor CAMLG isoform X2, with the protein product MEPDLLEGEGSSHEGAAGAAVSSASATGLTASQRRAEIRRRKLLMNSEERINRIMGFHRPKADDDSHSESKLQLEQDKPSPLLAPVSKRVVLGDTVCSLAGTADHASGGVEKKDLFSKVPEAGSDGTSELRQRSRGDLMEVPQRASRHGLEQYLSRFDEAMKLRSQLMSEKPSQENGSAVEEFDSFRIFRLVGCALLAIGVRAFVCKYLSIFAPFLTLQLAFMGLSKYFPKSEKKTKTTVLTAALLLSGIPAEVISRSMDTYSKMGDVFTDLCVYFFTFIFCHELLVFFGSEVP